ctctctctctctctctctctctctctctctctcagctcctctctAAGGTGTCCCTCCTGGAACTCCCACTCATCACGTGGGGGCCTCACGTGTGCAGTTACTAGCGTTGGCTACACGGTAGCTATCTTAGGTCTCCATGGTAACAACCCTCCCCTATTCTCCTGGAAGCACCCCAAACAAGTGAGGGGTTTtcttatttgctttgtttaacacatagctatgtagccctggctgccctcatattcatagcaatcctcctgccgcAGCTTTTCCCATGCTGGAGATTACAATATTGTCCTGTGCCCAcctgtcttcttccctcccctccctctcggCTCTGCTCAGCCTGAGCCAGAGCTTTCCCACCATGGCAGTGTGCACCGGAAGGGAGTAGGCAGGGTGTCCCTGCCGAAGGAGCCCTGTAATTAGGGTGGGGAAAGTGGGGACTAGGGACTGAAGGAGTGGCGGATGACCACTGTCACTGAAGCCATCTACTCTAGGGCTGTGACAGCTTTAAAGGAAACCCCAGAGCCTGTGTCCTCATCACCACGACTGTGATCCCATCCCAAGGAAGAAACTTACCCGGGACCCAGAACCGCTGTTGCCGCCACTGCCGCTGCCACCatcgctgccgccgccgctgccaccgccgctgccgctgccaccgccactgctgccgccgccactgccaccgccgctgccaccaccactgctgccaccgccgctgccaccgccgctaCCACCCTGACTATTACTGCCTCGACCACCTTGGCCACCACGACTACCATCACTGCTGCTTTCCTAAGGGCCAGAAAAACAGAGCAGGGTCTAAGGGCAGAGCCCCCACAATTGCCTTACTTGTCCCCTCACAGGGCCCTGCATAGCTTCACCCACCAGTGCATCCCGCCTTCCCAGAGCCGAACCATAGGCTCCACTCTTACCCCGGAGCTGCTGAAGCTGCTTTCGTGGGAGCCAGAAGGTGGGGGGTTGGTGCACTGTGGATGGAAGGGGACGGCCATGATGTCAAAACTACCTCCATGGGCCAGGCCCCTCTTGCTGCCTGAAGCTTGGCTTTCCTGCCCCTTGCCAGTTCCCCGCCCCTCTTCCCTGGCTTGTGACCGccacactcccccaccccctttctgctCATCCCTGCCATTCTGTCACATGCACACTTCTGGCTTACCCCTGAGTTCTGGTTGTTGCCTCTCACCGACCCATAGCCAGGCTGAGCCACAGCTCCCTGCAGGAAGGCGGAAACTGGGTTTAGGCTCCAGAGACAGGGAGGGGTGGTGAGAACAGGGTTGAGGGATGGGTCTGGGTGGTGAGTGACTTTACCTGGGCATTGGTTTCATAGTTGAGGGGTCCGCCATTGCCACCCTGACCCACAGAGCCACCCAGAGAGTTAGTGCCATAGTTGTTTCCTGAGGCCCAGGGTGTCCCTTGAGGACCAGGATTGCCCTGGCCTCCAACACCACCTTGAGGGCCATATATGCCATGACCTCCAGATGTCCCCTGTGAAGACAATACACCCAATGTTAGTGTGACGGTCTCTGACAATCACAAGAGAGGGAATCAGCACCGCCAGGGGGGAAGGATTGGGGACGGGGACCATGCAGGAGAGAGAAAATTCATGACAACAAAAGAAACTGTCCCAGACAGCCACCAAGGAACCATCTCTTCACCCTTTGATCCATCTCCCAAGGTTCTTGAcccagccacccccaccccctatctGCACACCCAGCTTCCCAGCCACTCACTCACCCAGGAGCCAGAGTTGTGGACAGCATCTACCCCTCGGCGAATGACATCCTCAGCCTGTCTGCCAATCTCATTCCCAGCGTTCCCCAGAGATCGCACTGCTTCCCCCAGCCGGGGCTCGTCGAAAACGTCACCTCTGTTCCCCATCAATGCGGAGCCACCTTCCTCTCCGTGCCCCTGACCTAGGGCGTCTCCCATTCCGTTGGCAGCACTAGCCCCTGAGTCCTCCCCTCCGCTGTGCAGTGGGTTGGCTGCCCCACCACCCAGACAAAGGGCCAGCAGGAGACAGGCCAGAGACCCCTGTAGCTTCATCTCTGCTGAGCTCCCTCTCTCCCCTGAGGATCTCTGCAGCCCAGTCTACTTGTTCTCCCTTCCTCTAGGCTGagacctcttccttccttcccggcttccttcttctcccttccccggCACCCACAgccttctctctctgttcccagaCTCCCCTGCTTTCCAGAGTTGTCCTTCTTGCCACTACCCCTTATAGTGTAGGCTGGGAAAAGGTAACAGGGCTGGGCTGCCTGCGATCCCTCCTCCAGTGACTCAGGGCCTATCCACAGATAGGGAAATGAAGCTTAATTGTGAGCGGCAGCCTATGTTGAAACAGAGAGCGCTGGTGCGCGAGCGGGCCAtcgggagggaggggaaagaatgaGACGGTGGCAAAAGTGTTCCAGTTGCCCAACCCCAGGAATCTGGGGCGCAGGGTGGGGACAGGAGCATCTGAGGAGATAGGTGTTGCTGTCTTCTGGAGGTGGCAGGGTGGGGGTACTTAGGAAACAGAGACTCACAAACAGGTGAGACCCCAAAGGTATAAGGACAGCAAAGTCACAGGATGGAGGACCCATCCTGGGCAAGCCAGCATGCACAGGGGCACAGAGACTGGAGAGAGGTGACCATTTCTCTGACTCCCAGCTCTCTCCCACCATGCCTCTGCCTGCAGGTGCCTGTCCTTGCGCACGTCCACAGTGCAGTTCGACAATGGGAATTCTGGGGCTGCACTTAAGTTCTGAGATTCCGGGGACTCCCAGTGTTGCCCTCTGTTAGTGGCAAGGAAGGGTTCAGGCAGTTGTCATTGAGAGTTCAGGAGCCCTGGGTGCGGAGCAGGGGAATTGGGCGGGCCGGCCACCTCCAGGGGAATAGTAGGCGGGGAGGCCAGGGGAGGGGAAGCTGACCCAGACACCCATCCTGTTTACCTGCATGGAGGGACACGTGTGCCTGTAAAAGCTCACAGCCACTGTGCTACTGCTTGCTCTGCTTGCTCACTGCCCGCAGCCTTCCCCAGGGGTCAGGGCAGCCCTGGTGAGGAAGGAGGGATCAGTacaagatcacacacacacacacacacacacacacacacacacacggtattcATGGCCCTCACCACTGGTCACGGTTCCAATGGGGAACCCAGGCATCCTCCCCATATCTTGTCCCTGTTTGACAAGTGTGACTGCTTCTCTGTTCCCAGGAGCCTGGGCCCTCCCACTTGGAACCGGCTTGTAGCACTGGGCTTCATCACCTAGTTAGGAGGGGCCGGTTTCCACCTGCCTTTCTCAATGTCTCTCAGTcagtctctccccaccccaacacCCGCACCCCAACTTGTAATATTTAACTCTTCTCTGCATATAAACACCATTCCTGActgtcccccactcccacctccctgctcttccattgctggtgttttagtaatattattattaattattattattattaattatcatcatcattattgtcaTTACAGCTCCagtttgtcaaaggccttttttATGCCCAGGTTTCTAGCTTACACATAGAATCATCTAACCATAAAAGAAGGCTCTTTATTATCCCCGTTTAGCGATGTAGACACTGTGGCTCAGAGAATACAGACCCTGTAACTGAACCAAGAGCCAAGCCCAGACCTGCCTGTGGCAGAGCTCAAGCTCCTAAGCC
This portion of the Apodemus sylvaticus chromosome 1, mApoSyl1.1, whole genome shotgun sequence genome encodes:
- the Dmkn gene encoding dermokine isoform X3, with translation MKLQGSLACLLLALCLGGGAANPLHSGGEDSGASAANGMGDALGQGHGEEGGSALMGNRGDVFDEPRLGEAVRSLGNAGNEIGRQAEDVIRRGVDAVHNSGSWGTSGGHGIYGPQGGVGGQGNPGPQGTPWASGNNYGTNSLGGSVGQGGNGGPLNYETNAQGAVAQPGYGSVRGNNQNSGCTNPPPSGSHESSFSSSGESSSDGSRGGQGGRGSNSQGGSGGGSGGGSSGGGSGGGSGGGSSGGGSGSGGGSGGGSDGGSGSGGNSGSGSRDLETSNFDEGYSVSRGSSSSSGSRGGSGGGNRPECNNPGNDVRMSGGGSGSQGHGSNGGNVQKEAVSGLKTMNSDASSLPFNFDDFWENFKSKMGFINWDAINKGRVPPPSTRALLYFRRLWENFKRNTPFFNWKQIEGSDLSSLQKRAGGADQFSQPDAARQDLSAESSKNYYSNPQVNPTYNWQYYAKTTPKAGVTPSSSASRAQPGLLKWLKFW
- the Dmkn gene encoding dermokine isoform X1, with translation MKLQGSLACLLLALCLGGGAANPLHSGGEDSGASAANGMGDALGQGHGEEGGSALMGNRGDVFDEPRLGEAVRSLGNAGNEIGRQAEDVIRRGVDAVHNSGSWGTSGGHGIYGPQGGVGGQGNPGPQGTPWASGNNYGTNSLGGSVGQGGNGGPLNYETNAQGAVAQPGYGSVRGNNQNSGCTNPPPSGSHESSFSSSGESSSDGSRGGQGGRGSNSQGGSGGGSGGGSSGGGSGGGSGGGSSGGGSGSGGGSGGGSDGGSGSGGNSGSGSRDLETSNFDEGYSVSRGSSSSSGSRGGSGGGNRPECNNPGNDVRMSGGGSGSQGNKESGHLLGGSHDYQGHGSNGGNVQKEAVSGLKTMNSDASSLPFNFDDFWENFKSKMGFINWDAINKGRVPPPSTRALLYFRRLWENFKRNTPFFNWKQIEGSDLSSLQKRAGGADQFSQPDAARQDLSAESSKNYYSNPQVNPTYNWQYYAKTTPKAGVTPSSSASRAQPGLLKWLKFW
- the Dmkn gene encoding dermokine isoform X2 produces the protein MKLQGSLACLLLALCLGGGAANPLHSGGEDSGASAANGMGDALGQGHGEEGGSALMGNRGDVFDEPRLGEAVRSLGNAGNEIGRQAEDVIRRGVDAVHNSGSWGTSGGHGIYGPQGGVGGQGNPGPQGTPWASGNNYGTNSLGGSVGQGGNGGPLNYETNAQGAVAQPGYGSVRGNNQNSGCTNPPPSGSHESSFSSSGESSSDGSRGGQGGRGSNSQGGSGGGSGGGSSGGGSGGGSGGGSSGGGSGSGGGSGGGSDGGSGSGGNSGSGSRGSSSSSGSRGGSGGGNRPECNNPGNDVRMSGGGSGSQGNKESGHLLGGSHDYQGHGSNGGNVQKEAVSGLKTMNSDASSLPFNFDDFWENFKSKMGFINWDAINKGRVPPPSTRALLYFRRLWENFKRNTPFFNWKQIEGSDLSSLQKRAGGADQFSQPDAARQDLSAESSKNYYSNPQVNPTYNWQYYAKTTPKAGVTPSSSASRAQPGLLKWLKFW